Proteins from a genomic interval of Leptospira kanakyensis:
- a CDS encoding GAF domain-containing sensor histidine kinase, with product MKGLEKELNRARAEQKILAEVSSHPAVRSGEIFTFASFITESVSKALGIERVGVWLFNETKDELHNVDTYRSSIAEHQSGAVLKEVEFREEFQYLVREKYVDANDPYTDPRTKGFIESYLKPNGITAMLDGVIRMGEELIGTICFEHVGKPHTWEEDEIIFCSQLGDQIALTISNLRKNEINKELHAREKELRELNESLERLVEERTKNLKKTNAELEVTISSLQKTQAQLILSEKMASLGQLVAGIAHEINNPIAAIHASAQNLKESLFDSELSLFQKELKDLLPSIDKQKLFLNCLDVLKSRVEMVSGKERMRRRKEIESWLNSKSIPESFSYQLIDSGFELPILEEFEILFQDSDVFAIVSLLAEEITVFQSLSIMQLAVERASKMTFALKNFARFEVSTDPIKTNLHENIETVITLYQNQFKKKVTLIKEFEPVPYIEGYPEELLHLWTNLIYNGLQAMTFSGEMKIRTEVLEEKVRVTVEDTGCGIPMDVQNRIFEPFFTTKPSGEGSGLGLDICRKIVERHQGKIHFESKPGKTKFFVDLPLLLVT from the coding sequence ATGAAAGGCTTAGAAAAAGAGCTAAACCGGGCTAGGGCCGAACAAAAAATTTTGGCCGAGGTGTCCTCCCATCCAGCAGTACGTTCTGGAGAGATCTTTACGTTTGCTTCTTTTATCACAGAGTCTGTGTCCAAGGCTCTCGGAATCGAAAGGGTGGGAGTATGGCTCTTTAATGAAACCAAAGACGAACTTCATAATGTAGACACTTACCGATCAAGCATTGCAGAACATCAATCTGGAGCCGTTTTAAAAGAAGTGGAATTTCGTGAGGAGTTCCAATACCTCGTGAGAGAAAAGTATGTGGATGCCAATGATCCTTATACAGATCCAAGAACCAAGGGGTTTATTGAATCCTATTTAAAACCAAACGGGATCACAGCGATGTTAGACGGTGTCATTCGTATGGGAGAGGAACTCATTGGAACAATCTGTTTTGAACATGTGGGGAAACCTCATACTTGGGAAGAAGATGAAATTATATTCTGTAGCCAACTGGGAGACCAAATTGCACTCACTATTAGTAATTTAAGAAAAAATGAAATCAATAAGGAACTTCATGCCCGGGAAAAGGAACTTCGTGAACTCAATGAAAGTTTAGAAAGGTTAGTGGAAGAAAGGACAAAGAACCTAAAAAAAACAAATGCAGAATTGGAAGTTACAATCTCCAGTTTACAAAAAACACAAGCCCAGCTCATTTTATCAGAAAAAATGGCAAGTCTTGGCCAACTAGTCGCCGGGATTGCTCATGAAATTAATAACCCCATTGCCGCAATCCATGCTTCGGCACAAAATTTAAAAGAATCATTATTTGATTCCGAGTTATCATTATTCCAAAAAGAACTGAAAGACCTTCTACCTTCTATAGACAAACAGAAGTTGTTTTTGAATTGTTTGGATGTATTAAAATCTCGTGTGGAGATGGTTTCTGGAAAGGAAAGGATGAGGCGGAGAAAAGAAATTGAGTCTTGGCTGAATTCCAAAAGTATCCCTGAATCCTTTTCTTATCAATTAATCGATTCAGGTTTTGAACTGCCCATTCTGGAAGAGTTTGAAATTTTGTTTCAAGACTCGGATGTATTTGCCATCGTCTCTTTGTTAGCGGAAGAGATCACTGTTTTTCAATCATTGAGTATCATGCAACTGGCTGTCGAACGTGCGAGTAAAATGACTTTTGCCTTAAAAAATTTTGCAAGGTTTGAGGTATCAACTGATCCCATCAAAACCAATCTCCATGAAAATATTGAAACGGTAATCACTCTTTATCAGAACCAGTTTAAAAAAAAGGTCACTCTCATCAAAGAATTTGAGCCGGTTCCGTATATCGAAGGTTATCCGGAAGAGTTATTACACCTCTGGACAAATTTGATTTATAACGGATTACAAGCCATGACTTTCTCAGGGGAGATGAAAATTCGAACTGAAGTTTTGGAAGAAAAAGTGAGAGTGACTGTGGAAGATACTGGATGCGGAATTCCTATGGACGTTCAAAACCGAATTTTCGAGCCCTTTTTTACCACCAAACCTTCGGGAGAAGGGAGTGGGCTTGGGCTCGATATTTGTCGGAAGATTGTTGAAAGGCACCAGGGAAAAATCCATTTTGAATCAAAACCGGGGAAAACAAAATTTTTTGTGGATTTGCCTCTGTTACTTGTGACCTAA
- the lepB gene encoding signal peptidase I translates to MSKSKNKVPFKTRLYAFLIPLCLGLFLAIVVKYYIITPVHIPNQFMEPTLKNGSTAYFNKWFRAKQLGIGDVVLVRSPLDPESVFIARIVGKPGDTIYVQKRMVFRNGAVLDPTSFPESSANDIPLIPQGKTESDDMAKLTVPDKSFFLLADNREMGVDSRTLGVVQESQVIATLW, encoded by the coding sequence ATGTCTAAATCTAAAAACAAAGTTCCCTTCAAAACAAGGTTGTATGCATTTTTAATTCCACTTTGCCTTGGGCTATTTTTGGCAATTGTTGTGAAATATTATATCATCACGCCAGTCCACATTCCCAATCAGTTTATGGAACCCACTTTAAAAAATGGATCCACTGCCTATTTTAACAAATGGTTCAGAGCAAAACAATTAGGGATTGGAGATGTGGTTCTCGTCCGTTCCCCACTTGATCCTGAATCGGTTTTCATTGCTCGGATTGTTGGCAAACCGGGAGATACAATTTATGTACAAAAACGAATGGTCTTTCGTAACGGGGCCGTCCTTGATCCTACAAGTTTTCCTGAATCATCGGCAAACGATATCCCACTCATCCCACAGGGAAAAACAGAATCCGATGATATGGCAAAACTGACTGTTCCCGATAAATCCTTTTTCTTACTTGCTGACAATAGGGAAATGGGTGTGGACTCAAGGACTTTAGGTGTGGTTCAGGAAAGTCAGGTCATTGCTACCTTATGGTAA
- a CDS encoding methyl-accepting chemotaxis protein produces the protein MIKFIIFGLEGFNYGIGVPTLLGYIYFFTEWSGEEFQIILISTSIAVFFILGFCISFYWIRFAPVSRIGTPQVTKKDHKLAYFWLDHLGKVAIFDMVIRYAIGFLFVIGALLFYLKSKNFILMSEMAIGLFLTLAVTVIFQSIFIDYVENKFNIKGILLAIRNDHTKRINTRKLSRDLGFQTVLSFFAAILILFIINYRMNFRQELNLVNTSMEQSVMDSETLMRVTLVDFRDRLTLSIFAENKLKDQIVKKDIQGIRNVLNEIQLKSTNHAVEALFYYKPEDGIFVSTNEYDRTKSGSVFFIEDEKLAKQGPLRHTSIRSNISGDTISPYTLPVYQNDRFLGYVGGFLNIGKLSSFILGNIKIGVSGKVGFFDGDGAVIYYTNKKEIGTNAKTKLVFDIPFQREDALGFADSTEDGTFKRIFFVKNPEFNYVIFCIFENAELYEKTLVSLFTTLGISIFVVLLIGIITVLVIESKLKPLERIKVRIADMVKGNLQSDFYDSSRDEIGSMANAMFDFQTKLRQIVNKTQTVSNELTNTSSDIYESMLSLSDAAQNQAASSEEISASVEEITAGIESVAQRTETQSFTLVSLMKKMTELNQAVSEIDKKFQIADTRVEEITNDAKLGEKSLSEMKLSMDKIYESSSEMTNVVEIIHNISEQINLLALNAAIEAARAGASGRGFAVVADEISKLADKTAKSIEDIEELIKQNEGEIRQGQEKIDQSIVILSETISGVNSINQMTKEIRSVVQKQIETNEEVNEGVTQIRELSEMIKEATDEQKMAMLEISRSMAEINTHAQTTAMSSEGTKSSSQNMNQLSESLRREINYFHV, from the coding sequence ATGATCAAATTTATAATTTTTGGTCTAGAAGGTTTTAATTACGGAATCGGTGTCCCCACTCTCCTCGGTTATATTTACTTTTTTACAGAATGGTCTGGAGAAGAATTTCAAATCATTCTAATTTCTACTTCCATCGCAGTTTTTTTCATCCTTGGATTTTGTATTAGTTTTTATTGGATACGGTTTGCTCCAGTCTCTCGGATTGGAACACCACAAGTCACAAAAAAAGACCACAAATTAGCTTACTTCTGGTTGGATCATCTCGGAAAAGTTGCCATATTTGACATGGTCATCCGTTACGCCATCGGATTTTTGTTTGTGATCGGAGCCCTTTTATTTTATCTAAAATCCAAAAACTTTATTTTAATGAGTGAGATGGCCATTGGACTTTTCCTCACTCTTGCGGTTACCGTCATTTTCCAATCCATATTCATTGATTATGTAGAAAACAAATTCAATATCAAAGGAATTTTACTCGCAATACGAAATGACCACACCAAACGAATCAACACAAGAAAACTCTCTCGAGATTTAGGGTTTCAAACCGTTCTTTCCTTTTTTGCGGCGATCCTCATTTTGTTTATCATCAATTACCGCATGAATTTCCGCCAAGAGTTGAATTTGGTCAACACAAGTATGGAACAATCGGTAATGGACTCAGAAACACTGATGCGAGTCACGTTAGTTGATTTTCGAGACCGGCTCACTTTATCCATTTTTGCAGAAAACAAACTAAAAGACCAAATTGTTAAAAAAGACATCCAAGGGATTCGAAACGTTCTAAACGAAATCCAGTTAAAAAGTACAAACCATGCAGTAGAGGCTTTATTCTATTACAAACCAGAAGATGGAATTTTTGTTTCTACAAATGAATATGACCGAACTAAATCAGGATCCGTATTTTTTATTGAAGATGAAAAATTAGCAAAACAAGGCCCACTTCGTCATACAAGCATTCGTTCAAATATTTCCGGAGATACCATCTCTCCTTACACTCTCCCCGTTTACCAAAACGATCGGTTTTTGGGTTATGTAGGTGGATTTTTAAACATCGGAAAACTTTCTAGTTTTATCTTGGGAAATATCAAAATTGGAGTGTCTGGCAAGGTAGGATTCTTTGATGGAGATGGTGCTGTTATTTATTACACCAACAAAAAAGAAATTGGTACAAACGCCAAAACAAAGTTAGTTTTTGATATTCCATTCCAAAGAGAAGATGCACTTGGTTTTGCCGATTCTACAGAAGATGGAACCTTCAAAAGAATATTTTTTGTCAAAAACCCAGAATTCAATTATGTGATTTTTTGTATTTTTGAGAATGCAGAGTTATATGAAAAAACATTGGTTAGTCTTTTTACCACACTAGGAATTTCAATTTTTGTGGTTTTACTCATTGGAATCATCACAGTACTTGTCATCGAATCCAAACTAAAACCATTAGAAAGAATCAAAGTGAGAATTGCGGATATGGTAAAAGGAAATTTACAATCTGATTTTTATGATTCGAGTCGTGATGAAATTGGAAGTATGGCCAACGCCATGTTTGATTTCCAAACAAAACTACGCCAAATTGTAAATAAAACGCAAACCGTATCCAATGAACTCACAAACACAAGTTCCGATATTTATGAGTCCATGTTATCACTTTCCGACGCAGCCCAAAACCAAGCAGCCAGTAGCGAAGAAATTTCTGCCTCTGTAGAAGAAATCACAGCAGGGATTGAAAGCGTAGCCCAAAGAACGGAAACCCAATCGTTTACCTTAGTTTCACTGATGAAAAAAATGACAGAGCTGAACCAGGCTGTATCAGAAATAGATAAAAAATTTCAAATTGCTGACACAAGGGTAGAAGAAATCACAAATGATGCCAAGTTAGGCGAAAAGTCTCTCAGTGAAATGAAACTGTCTATGGACAAAATTTACGAATCTTCCTCAGAGATGACAAATGTTGTGGAGATCATCCACAATATCTCGGAACAAATCAATTTACTCGCCCTGAATGCTGCCATTGAAGCCGCAAGAGCCGGTGCCAGTGGACGAGGATTTGCCGTTGTCGCCGATGAAATTTCCAAACTCGCTGACAAAACTGCCAAATCCATCGAAGACATCGAAGAACTGATCAAACAAAACGAAGGTGAGATCAGACAGGGTCAGGAAAAAATTGACCAGTCCATCGTGATTTTAAGTGAAACCATTTCCGGAGTGAATTCCATCAACCAGATGACAAAAGAAATTCGTTCCGTGGTTCAAAAACAAATTGAAACCAACGAAGAAGTCAACGAAGGTGTGACTCAAATCCGAGAACTTTCGGAAATGATAAAAGAAGCCACCGACGAACAAAAAATGGCGATGCTCGAAATTTCTAGATCCATGGCAGAAATTAACACCCATGCGCAGACCACGGCAATGTCTAGTGAAGGAACCAAATCCAGTTCACAAAACATGAATCAACTTTCAGAAAGTTTACGAAGAGAGATCAATTATTTCCATGTCTAA
- the uvrC gene encoding excinuclease ABC subunit UvrC: MKDSLVLKTIQEKIKNLGSSPGCYLWKNEIGEVIYVGKALKLQSRVRSYLNPNQKDRKTRALFVELFDLDWIATSTEKEALLLEATLIKKYNPKFNVRLKDDKRYPFLCVSTSEAYPMVFLTRKIKDNGDRYFGPFTDVKAARDTLELIHRIFPIRKTKLKLPLAKPQRPCLNFHMGRCLGPCQGNISKETYAELVDEILSFLEGKKERLVSGLKSAMVKASEKMEYERAGYLKARIEKINQVREKQTVVSMDGGDEDILGISKREDEGQVVILEVRGGRLEGKKSFPLTGLSFSDDEEVFTSFLRDYYLNVTLLPSIVFLPPSAKGNYDVFVEAITEKFGTSIKLKFPEMGPKKSLLRLAEKNADLSLTERILATKLRDQSVAMKELQEKLNLPVLPRTIECYDISHFQGSSPVASGVMFVDGKPYKAGYRHYKMRGYEGINDPGMIHEVIARRLSHLVNEEEPLPDLIVIDGGLTQLSRAAEAANALELGHIPMVGLAKKREEIYFPGEKHPYSFDMHSPMMRLLRNLRDEAHRFGVTFQRVQRKKKALKTILDDIEDIGASRRKSILSYFQSKKKVTDATIGELKEVPGIGPVLAEKIFNGIQNLRKIEP; this comes from the coding sequence ATGAAAGACTCACTCGTTCTAAAAACCATCCAAGAAAAGATTAAAAATTTAGGAAGTTCACCTGGATGTTATCTTTGGAAAAATGAAATCGGAGAAGTGATTTATGTTGGTAAGGCCCTAAAACTTCAGTCAAGAGTTCGGTCTTATTTAAATCCGAACCAAAAAGATCGTAAAACAAGAGCTCTCTTTGTTGAATTATTTGATCTGGATTGGATTGCAACAAGTACAGAAAAAGAAGCTTTGCTTCTAGAAGCCACTTTAATTAAAAAATACAATCCCAAGTTCAATGTAAGGCTGAAGGATGATAAAAGATATCCCTTCCTCTGTGTTTCCACAAGTGAAGCTTATCCCATGGTTTTTTTAACAAGGAAAATCAAGGACAATGGAGATCGTTATTTTGGACCCTTTACTGATGTCAAAGCGGCCCGTGATACACTGGAATTGATACATAGAATCTTTCCAATTCGTAAAACCAAACTCAAACTCCCTCTCGCAAAACCACAAAGGCCTTGTCTCAACTTTCATATGGGGCGTTGTCTTGGTCCTTGCCAAGGAAATATCTCTAAGGAAACCTATGCTGAGTTAGTTGATGAGATTCTAAGTTTTTTAGAAGGAAAAAAAGAACGACTGGTTTCTGGATTAAAATCTGCCATGGTAAAAGCCTCCGAAAAGATGGAGTATGAAAGGGCAGGTTACTTAAAAGCACGGATTGAAAAAATCAACCAAGTTCGAGAGAAACAAACTGTTGTTAGTATGGATGGAGGAGATGAAGACATCCTTGGGATTAGCAAACGGGAGGATGAAGGTCAGGTAGTGATTTTAGAAGTGCGAGGTGGGAGGCTCGAAGGGAAAAAATCTTTTCCTCTCACTGGACTTTCTTTTTCCGATGATGAAGAAGTTTTTACTTCTTTTCTTCGTGATTATTATCTAAATGTCACCCTTCTACCAAGTATTGTATTTTTACCTCCATCGGCGAAAGGGAACTATGATGTGTTTGTCGAAGCTATTACAGAAAAATTCGGAACCTCAATCAAACTAAAATTTCCAGAGATGGGTCCTAAAAAATCACTCCTTCGTTTGGCAGAAAAAAATGCTGATCTCAGTTTGACAGAACGTATCCTTGCCACCAAACTCAGAGACCAATCGGTTGCAATGAAAGAACTGCAAGAAAAATTGAATTTACCTGTGTTGCCAAGAACCATCGAATGTTATGATATTTCTCATTTCCAAGGATCTTCTCCTGTGGCAAGTGGTGTGATGTTTGTTGATGGCAAACCGTATAAGGCTGGTTATAGGCATTATAAAATGCGTGGGTATGAAGGGATCAATGATCCGGGAATGATCCACGAAGTAATCGCCAGACGTCTCAGTCATTTGGTCAATGAAGAAGAACCACTTCCTGATCTCATTGTGATCGATGGGGGTCTTACGCAACTTTCTCGTGCCGCAGAAGCTGCCAATGCACTTGAGCTTGGCCACATTCCAATGGTAGGCCTTGCAAAAAAAAGAGAAGAAATCTATTTCCCCGGTGAAAAACATCCTTATAGTTTTGATATGCATTCTCCTATGATGCGTCTCCTCAGGAATTTGCGAGATGAGGCTCATAGATTTGGAGTCACTTTCCAAAGAGTCCAAAGAAAGAAAAAAGCTCTCAAAACCATTTTAGATGATATTGAAGACATTGGTGCTAGCCGAAGAAAAAGTATCTTATCCTATTTCCAATCCAAAAAGAAAGTCACAGATGCTACAATCGGTGAATTAAAAGAGGTCCCGGGTATCGGGCCAGTCCTTGCAGAAAAAATCTTCAACGGAATCCAAAATTTAAGAAAAATAGAACCATAA
- a CDS encoding LIC11755 family lipoprotein: protein MQKKILVFVLFLLCRCQNKEESPFLPFGDGFTETPRFEFQYGTIEETGDVIENTNYTSFDSNLLCIHSLPISLYRRELGGKFRICWKTNESVFQKWNEGFSLLENDFLEYPNWNLSGKGWQASTIELGKWKKDSEKLENLFSWDSQILSSGLVTYQTLGLPHPTLIQRTEAVCEVVFPSQSFSGSENKQRTLTFEFPCPDLGEIAEQIETQNEKWLAECDPAEPVVSELFRHSESSYQRFIEWENPKDKVLCPRFSSIDWENEGTWKSFQSDLFSKRTKLILPRGILLFSDESKYHGIPIPKDFFLGLGTNVRVRLGDSEFRDSNFSFRQGNEFFTTQTHSVSCRNQFNFWKTEEIFCGNPGLPNSLEKKENEDTMPGCKPDQIQITEFYPGNHFDSEMPIPGYFEFQNTGRTCDGSSLNWFFDHSLYPLSAGEWVLPTGSIFLLTRKLWVGLELLEKEKPFSLPKVSFQIPSFYFQDRKTKLKSEFVTSPYHFHLLRFQEKNRFSIQVNLRNESPHPQVNSSHFLSSYGFQISPGKINEGLVNQISTELMEYHPGPSPFFDFGFFGREEGVVTFERENGNRYSFWKPNGTEILTFVTEPSGCFGERNYRLPEDFFTHPIRSLRYQNLSSNAPITLSLDPNFIREKSMDGTRSLHPEPNPIFFSRSLVPSLNCAGTFRSPGQRKERSLEVERLPSAFTYLSNFSLEQDMEILIGNGSEKVSSTLQPLGGNFYQLRLESPLPHFPEEQIYSYFSHPKLIKTKSFLERKGPIQIEAIYPNPHQSQNEWVYLCNRGNDPEDLSVYLVEDEGNTDELVSYQTRFPSLSPLGSGGQSFQYNSTILNPGGCAWIVDPDGKDWYLPIFQKGSDLLLTVRTTATIGNGISSGESIQLRKKQGPKSILISSFGHKESFSVLRITVATGEFLWLKSDALGMSLSDFEIFREEF from the coding sequence ATGCAAAAAAAAATTCTAGTTTTTGTTTTATTTCTCTTATGCAGATGCCAAAATAAAGAAGAGAGCCCCTTTCTTCCGTTTGGTGATGGTTTTACCGAAACCCCTCGGTTTGAGTTTCAATATGGAACGATCGAAGAAACCGGGGACGTAATAGAAAATACAAACTATACTAGTTTTGATTCAAACCTTCTTTGTATCCATTCCCTTCCCATTTCTCTATACAGGCGTGAGTTAGGTGGTAAATTTCGTATTTGTTGGAAAACAAACGAATCCGTTTTCCAGAAATGGAACGAAGGATTTTCCTTACTAGAAAACGATTTTTTAGAATATCCAAATTGGAATCTGAGTGGGAAGGGATGGCAGGCTTCCACAATCGAATTGGGAAAATGGAAAAAAGATTCTGAAAAGTTGGAGAACCTTTTTTCTTGGGATTCGCAGATTTTGTCCAGTGGGCTTGTCACTTACCAAACCTTGGGACTACCTCATCCTACCTTAATCCAGAGAACAGAAGCAGTCTGTGAAGTTGTATTTCCATCCCAGAGTTTCTCCGGATCTGAAAACAAACAACGAACCCTTACTTTCGAATTCCCTTGTCCAGATTTAGGAGAAATTGCCGAGCAAATTGAAACTCAGAATGAAAAGTGGCTGGCAGAGTGTGATCCCGCAGAGCCTGTCGTTTCCGAACTATTTCGGCATTCCGAATCTTCTTACCAAAGGTTTATCGAATGGGAAAATCCAAAAGATAAAGTTCTTTGTCCCAGGTTTTCCTCTATCGATTGGGAGAACGAGGGAACTTGGAAATCGTTCCAGTCTGATTTATTTTCTAAAAGAACCAAATTGATTTTACCGCGAGGGATCCTTCTTTTTTCAGATGAATCCAAATATCATGGAATTCCCATTCCCAAAGATTTTTTCTTAGGCCTTGGAACAAATGTTAGGGTTCGTTTGGGTGATTCTGAATTTAGAGATTCTAATTTTTCTTTTCGTCAAGGGAATGAATTTTTTACAACCCAAACCCATTCCGTATCCTGTCGCAACCAATTCAATTTTTGGAAAACAGAAGAAATCTTTTGTGGAAATCCAGGTTTGCCCAATTCTTTAGAAAAAAAAGAAAACGAAGACACCATGCCAGGTTGCAAGCCCGACCAAATCCAAATCACAGAATTTTATCCCGGAAATCATTTTGATTCTGAGATGCCAATCCCAGGATATTTCGAATTTCAAAACACAGGAAGGACATGTGATGGATCTTCTCTCAATTGGTTTTTTGACCATTCCCTTTATCCTCTGTCAGCTGGTGAATGGGTTTTACCAACAGGTTCCATTTTTCTTCTCACAAGAAAACTTTGGGTGGGGTTAGAACTTTTAGAAAAAGAAAAACCATTTTCCCTTCCCAAGGTATCTTTTCAAATTCCGAGTTTCTACTTTCAGGACAGAAAAACAAAATTAAAATCTGAATTTGTAACTAGCCCTTACCATTTCCATCTACTTCGTTTCCAAGAAAAAAATCGATTCTCCATCCAAGTAAATTTAAGAAATGAATCTCCTCATCCGCAAGTGAATAGTTCTCACTTTTTGTCCTCTTATGGTTTTCAGATCAGTCCAGGAAAGATAAACGAGGGTTTGGTGAACCAAATTTCTACCGAACTTATGGAATACCATCCAGGCCCATCTCCGTTTTTTGACTTTGGGTTTTTCGGACGAGAGGAAGGAGTTGTTACTTTTGAAAGAGAAAATGGCAACCGTTATTCCTTTTGGAAACCAAATGGTACTGAAATTTTAACCTTTGTCACCGAACCTTCTGGTTGTTTCGGGGAAAGAAATTACCGACTCCCTGAAGATTTTTTTACTCATCCGATTCGTTCCCTTCGATACCAAAACTTAAGTTCTAATGCCCCCATCACCTTATCACTGGATCCAAATTTCATTCGAGAAAAAAGTATGGACGGAACTCGCTCACTCCATCCAGAACCTAATCCAATTTTCTTTTCTCGTTCGTTAGTTCCTTCGCTCAATTGTGCTGGAACCTTTCGAAGTCCAGGGCAGAGAAAAGAAAGAAGTTTGGAAGTAGAGAGGTTACCATCCGCTTTTACCTATCTGTCCAACTTCAGCTTAGAACAAGATATGGAAATTCTAATCGGAAATGGATCGGAGAAAGTTTCTTCGACTTTACAACCATTAGGTGGCAATTTCTACCAACTTCGTTTGGAATCTCCACTTCCACATTTTCCAGAAGAACAAATTTATTCATATTTTTCTCATCCAAAACTCATTAAAACAAAAAGTTTTTTAGAGAGAAAGGGCCCGATTCAAATTGAAGCCATTTATCCAAACCCTCACCAATCACAAAATGAATGGGTGTATCTTTGTAACCGAGGAAATGACCCAGAAGATTTGTCTGTTTATTTGGTAGAGGATGAAGGAAACACAGATGAGCTTGTGTCTTACCAAACTCGGTTTCCGAGCCTATCCCCATTGGGAAGTGGGGGCCAGAGTTTTCAGTACAATTCCACCATTCTAAACCCAGGTGGTTGTGCTTGGATTGTAGATCCTGATGGTAAGGACTGGTATTTACCAATCTTTCAAAAAGGATCGGATTTACTCCTCACTGTTCGAACCACGGCCACCATTGGAAATGGAATTTCTTCTGGTGAGTCCATCCAACTTAGAAAAAAACAAGGTCCAAAATCCATTTTAATTTCTTCCTTTGGGCACAAGGAAAGTTTTTCGGTGCTTCGTATCACGGTTGCCACAGGTGAGTTTCTTTGGTTGAAGTCAGATGCTTTAGGTATGTCTCTCAGTGATTTCGAAATCTTTCGCGAGGAATTTTGA
- a CDS encoding LA_2168 family protein: MRLTRGFLFFVFSLLIGVSPLYAVGVEVGILGYELFLKEVKTQKPNEIPGWDLGLGRMGQNFQNSSYLNRVSNESMFVGLKDKNKKDKIVWDLEIKLTTGRETGLHPFYLGKNHFLGYETSKFLFGIGRREHLFRPKAFQTGYDGGEGAFIEFLPSSHLTLQFFLWDRYSGAVLFEKDRFHSFLPDVLGEEESKLEGSQPNKNKRSHHRRHSFGLVYGEYFTLRLGLQYLELGNFGRNTRDSPRETKASGADGDSLVTGNLGLGMDLEILNLQFDFLWAKGNDRTSSKMAAKPNSIPISGEALQMGAELRFGDFLFRSSHFLSDREERNTKNQIIRDGFVFLGAHPVQTPYLSQIFRIFPSAAVTESGFEKNFALKEGRCFGYLTELVLQFTYGEFVAKLVGSYFLPYKLSGQTDGRISFQKRDFEVFFIGEGLLELSFKEESTFELGLGFSNLFLPESMGIKSNFGYVFGRLQI; the protein is encoded by the coding sequence TTGAGACTCACCAGGGGTTTTCTATTTTTCGTATTCTCTCTGTTAATTGGAGTGTCTCCGCTGTATGCGGTGGGTGTGGAGGTCGGAATTCTTGGTTATGAATTGTTTTTAAAAGAAGTTAAAACACAGAAGCCAAATGAAATTCCTGGTTGGGATTTGGGTTTGGGTAGAATGGGGCAAAACTTTCAAAACTCGTCTTATTTGAATCGAGTTTCCAACGAATCCATGTTTGTGGGTCTCAAAGACAAAAACAAAAAAGATAAAATTGTTTGGGATTTGGAAATCAAACTCACAACGGGAAGGGAAACGGGGTTACATCCTTTTTATTTGGGAAAAAATCATTTTTTAGGTTATGAAACTTCCAAATTTCTTTTTGGAATCGGACGGAGAGAACATTTGTTCCGACCTAAGGCCTTTCAAACGGGGTATGATGGAGGCGAGGGTGCTTTTATCGAATTTTTACCAAGTTCGCATTTAACTTTGCAGTTTTTTCTTTGGGATCGGTATTCGGGAGCAGTGTTATTTGAAAAAGATCGATTCCATTCTTTTCTTCCTGATGTATTGGGTGAGGAAGAATCAAAACTCGAAGGCTCCCAGCCAAACAAAAATAAACGAAGCCACCATCGTAGACATTCCTTTGGTCTTGTTTATGGAGAATATTTTACCTTACGCCTTGGGTTACAATATTTGGAGTTAGGGAATTTTGGACGGAATACGAGGGACAGTCCTCGGGAAACCAAAGCATCAGGAGCGGACGGTGATTCCTTAGTCACGGGAAATTTAGGACTCGGGATGGATTTGGAAATTCTAAATCTTCAATTTGATTTTCTTTGGGCCAAGGGAAATGACAGAACCAGTTCTAAAATGGCTGCAAAACCGAATTCCATTCCAATTTCAGGGGAAGCTTTGCAAATGGGAGCCGAACTACGATTTGGTGATTTTCTCTTTCGAAGTTCTCATTTTTTATCAGATAGAGAAGAAAGGAATACAAAAAATCAAATCATTCGAGACGGTTTTGTTTTTTTGGGAGCCCACCCTGTTCAAACTCCATATTTATCCCAAATCTTTCGGATCTTTCCTTCGGCTGCCGTCACTGAATCTGGTTTTGAAAAAAACTTTGCTTTGAAAGAAGGTAGGTGTTTCGGGTATCTGACAGAACTTGTTTTACAATTCACCTATGGTGAGTTTGTTGCTAAGTTAGTAGGATCTTACTTTTTACCTTACAAACTCAGTGGGCAGACGGATGGACGGATTAGTTTTCAGAAACGGGATTTTGAAGTTTTTTTCATTGGAGAAGGGCTTCTCGAACTTTCTTTTAAGGAAGAATCTACTTTTGAGTTAGGACTTGGATTCTCTAATTTATTTTTACCAGAGTCTATGGGAATCAAATCAAACTTCGGATATGTTTTTGGGAGACTTCAAATATGA